A window of Mucilaginibacter robiniae genomic DNA:
GGGTATGGGTATACCGGTCAAAGACCAGCCGCATATCTTTAACCGCTTTTACCGAGTGGAAGGTAAGCATACCTTGAAGATTAAAGGTTTTGGCATTGGCTTGTACATATGCAAAGAAATTATTGAGCGACACAAGGGACAGATTGGCGTTGAAAGTGTAGAAGGAAAGGGCAGTGCATTTTGGTTTCAAATACCAATCCATCCATAAGTTAAAAAACTTTATCAAACGCTTGTTGGGTGAGACATCCGCGGACGGTAGCAAGAATATGCCTATGCAAATTAATTGGAAGGGTACCTCGCACGTTTAACAGGGCCACAACACAGCATACCTGAAGAGAAGCCGGCCGGATGGACCAGCAACTTGAAGGGTCGATTCCGGAAAAGCTGAGCCGGCCGGCCCGGCCAAACAGGAAATGAATTTACCCGGAAGCGGTTTGACTTTCAAAGAAATTCCCTCAACACTACAGCCCCGGACCTGTATCGGTTGCGTTGAAAGCAGGATCTATCCTGTAAAGTTATCCGGTAAGAATTTCCACTGCACTCCCGGTATACACATCATACGTCGGCATGTACCGGATATAACCGAAGTCACACAGCTCCCGGATATATTTGTGATACGTCGTGATACTTTTAAAGCGGGCTTTGCGCATCAGCAGTTCCCTGGAAATCCGGACTTGCGGCGGACAGCCGCTTTGCTGCCAAAGATGCAGTATACCCAGATACAAACTGATGTGCCAGACGGTAATCCGGCGATCTGCGATGAGGACTGAACACAGGGACATCGTGACCGAACCAGCTGATGGGCGGTTATCCTGTTGTTTCATGGATCATCCTTTCGATATCTGCCCGGTTATAGAAGTAAATACCGTTCACCTTATGGGATTTCAGTTTGCCACTGATCCGCAGGTTCTGAACGGTAGCAGTGGAAACCTTCAGTATTTTCCGTACATCTGCACAGCGCAGCCATTCTTTCGTTTCCGTTTGGGATGGGGAAATTAAGGTTCGTATATCATTCAGCAGGGTTTGGCGGAAGACCTCCAGGTCTTCTTTGGTTATCATTTCGATCGTCATAAAATTTCTGTAAAGAAGTAAACAAGTGAGATTTAATGCTACGCAGACCAGCGCGGATGCGGTATTATAGACCATCCGGCTTTCTTGTTGGCGCTGGCTCTTAGCAGACCTCTGCATAATTCACGTTCATGGAACCGGTGTTCCCGACGCGGATGCCGCCTGACAAGAACTGAAAAGTTTTGTTCCGGCATAGCTGCCTTCCTTTGAAAATGCTCTTTAGCAACATGAACCCGGTTGCTCAATCCACCGGCAAGGCAGGATGCGGGTAAGCGTACAGCATAAACAGCGGAAGCGTCATAAAGAGATAGTAAAAAGAAAAGTCCCTAAGCGCTTGCCGCCGGGACTTTTCAACCTAAACCTTATCACAATTCAGGCAGACGGAGCTGCCTGTGAGCACGCAATATAGAAATTTTCTTTGAATCAGCGCTGATGCCGGAACCGCATATACTCGCGGAACTGGTACTCATCCAGGCGCCGCTTCATCTCTGCCCGTTTCAGGCGGACATTCAACCGCCACAGGAAAATGGCCCAGATACCAAAGGCGATGCCATAGCAAGGCCACGGATCGGTTTTACTGCCCAAGGCGCCCCAGAAGGCGAAAGTAGAGATCAAACAGGTGAAAATCAGGTGAACAAAGGTTTTCATTTCAGCTTCTTGTGAAGGTTCTAAAATACTAAAAAAATTAGTGTTACACAGTCATTAGCATCAATTTATTTCAATAATGCGGTTTAATGCGCGGGCTCGCTGTACCCGTTCTCTCAGCTCCTCCACCAGGTCCGCCGCGGGAATACCGGTCAGCGTGAGCACCGGATTCTCCGGATCCGCACTTTTCAGGGTCAGGTTCATCAGCCCGAACACCTGCATGAGAACCGGCCGGGTCTGAATGTAGTCCTTCACCCGGAAGAGTTCCAGGTAATCCGTTCTTTTGACAAGTACGCCTCTGCTGATCTGTAAGGAACCTTCTGTAATTACGTACCGAAAACTCCGGATATACCGCAGCCGGTATACGGCAGCCAGCATGAACGCCAGGCTGCACCAGATGAACACTGGTGATAAGGTCCAGGCCAGCACGAGAAAAAGCAGGGACAAACCGATCGGTAAGGCAGACCGCCATAGCGCATAACTAAGGGCGGGTCTGAGGGTAATCAATTTTGGAGGAGTCATCTTGTAACTGGGTTAAATAGGTGGTGTGCAGGGCAGGTTTGCTGGTACGGATGCCGAGGCGCAGGTCAAAAGCTTTTTCAAAATGGTGCAGACTGCAACAGTTTTCATCAAAGTAAACGGTACGGCCCTCATAGCTGACGGCTGTTTTCTCTTTTTGCCAGCACAGGGAGATTGTTTTACCCTTGAGCAAACACGCTGCCTTGATGTCTGTCAGGTTTCCAAGCATGCTATGGTCAAACACCAGCGTAAACTTCCGGCGCCGGAACGAGCTGCGCAGCCATGACAACTGCGCGGGTGTGGGCAGATTGCCGAGCGATACCAAAGTCAAAGCTGCCGGATCGGCGTACCTGGACCGGTGAATCGCATACCAAGCAATCGCCTGCATAGCGGAGTTCGTGATGACCACTTCCTGAGCATACCGGTTGCCGGCCAGCCACAGGCCGTCGGTCGTCGGCACATAGTGGTAGCCTTCTTCATAAACTTCACTTACCCCGCCGTAGTCAAAGCAAAGACTTTCTGCATGGAAAAACGCCTCAGCCTCCGGGGAGATACCCAGCTTTGCCAGCAAGGGATTCATCAACGTGAACTGCCGTTACGGGTATTGGAACGTGGCGTCTGCTCCGGAAACCGGCGCACCTGATCCTCCAGGTCTGCAACGGCATTCCGGTAGCCAGCGCTGAGGCGCTCCGCTTCCTTTTCGTCCCGGGGCTTATTGAACAACGCATTCAGCCCTTTGTAAAGCATGTAAGACAACCCGCCGTCAATCAGAATTGAAGCTACCAGTGCAATTTTGTTGGAACGGATGCCGTGCAGATCGGCCGCGGTATAGGCAAAGCGGGTCTGGTCCGCCAGTTCCACTTCCTGCCCTTTCCGGTAGCGTTCCTTCTGTGCGGGCGTCAGAAACTCATTGTTGACCATGTCCGGTACCAGAATCTTCTCTGTATCCGAAACGATGAACTCCCGCGTATCCGCATCAAACTCGACCAGGCGTTCCGTTTTATTACCTTTATCGTCAACCGTGGTTTTCAGCAGGTTGGCAACTTCGCCCTTCTGCAGCTGTTCGGATTCAAAATCGTCCAGGAAATTCGGCGTGGCGGCCTTGCGGTACACCGGGTGGATCAGCAGATCCACTTTGCCGTCTTTCCCTTCCGTCAGTGAAATTTTGGCGTTCAGGGATTTGATTTTAATGTTTTCCGCTTCCAGGTTGTGCAGCTCCAAAAGGGCCGTTCGTCTGCCGGAAAGCAAGGCCTTCAGGTCATCCACATTTAGCAGTAGTTGACCACCGGCGGCCAGGCCGATGGTTTCCAGGTCCCGCATGGGGAGTTGCTTCTCGTTATAACTTATCAGGTTCATCTTATCGGGTCATTTTATAGGTTTGTTCCAACTCAGGTTCTTCAGCCATCACGCGGTCATCACCGCGCGGGTTGGTTTTGGCTTCCAAGAGCGACTTGAAGAGCCCGTCGCTGGACTTGATGGTTCGCTTGGTGCCTTCGGTATCTTCCACCTTGACACTCTTGTTTTTATAAACTTCCAGAACTTTATAGGCGGTGTCCAGATAAGCAATCTCGTCACCTATGTTGAATCCGGCGGGCTTGGTAGCCGCTTGTTTCTGGCTGCGCTCACGGCCTGTGCCCAGGAGCAGGCCGGTAATCCGCTGGGCGTCCCGGGCAGCTTTCGCGATCTCAAATGGTTCGTCTTTCAGGATTTTGGCAAAGGCGCCCATATAGGTTTTGTGCTGACCAAAGTCATGGCCCAGTTTCAGCTGCCCGCCGATCAGGATAGCGGCAATCGCGGTCCGCAGTTCCTCCCGGGCATATTCCATGGAGCCCAGCCTGCCTTCCATCGGCCGGTTCAGACGACTCTCGTGGCCCGACCAGTGCGCCAGCTGATGGATAGCTGCCTGGTAGTACTTCGTCTCGTTCTCGAAGGCACTTTTCTCGGGCAGGAATATGGCGTCGCGCTTCTGATCGTAATACGCCTCCTGACCACCCTCTATGATATTGGCGCCGCTGGCTTCGATCAGTTTTGCGGCTTTTTCCACCGGCGTCAGGGTCTCTGCAGCGTCCAGCTTACTAAGGTATGTTTCCAGCGGTTCGATGTTATTCATCTGGCTACCGTTAAACAGGAAGCTTTTGGTGGGCTGGGGCTTGTCAAAGGTGACTGTGCGGGTCTGCGTAACCCCTTCCTCATTTTTGATGGGCTTATCATCCGGCGTGCGCATCTTCTGAATTTCGGTTTTCTTGGAAAATTCGATCATCGTTGCTGAAGCATCCTTTTTCACCGGTGTTCCGGCAAAACGGGCGGCATCGAAGGACAACCAGCGCGGATCGTCGTGTCGCTGCATACCCAGGATCAGCGCGTTCATGGCGCTATATCCTTTGCCGGTGACTGGGTTTACCGGCGTCACGAAAGCCGGACGCCCGTTTTCCTTCACGGGCTGCTGGAACAGGGATGTTCCCTCTTTGATCTCCTGCACCAGCTTTTCTGCAAGCTGCACAGGAAGTGCTTTGAAATTTTTAGCCATAGTGTTGAATTTTGATTAAAATGGATCTGCTTCAGCGAAGCAGCAGTCTGAGAAATTGAAGAGGATTGATAAAGCGGTTCCGGTAGCGCACGGCAAAGTGCAGGTGTTCACCCGTAACCCGGCCGGTAGCGCCAGTAATGCCGATCGGCTGCCCTGCAGTTACCGAGTCTGCTTTCAAGACAAAAGCCTGGCTTAGGTGCCCGTAGATGGTTTCCACTGCACCATGCTGCAGCGCCACGTAGCATCCGAGCCTTGTGTCAAAGGACGCGTCCCGAACAGCGCCATCGAGTACTGCAAAAACCGTATCATGCCGCGCGTGTAGGTCGACACCCTGGTGAAACTGTACCCGTCCTGTTAAGGGATGCCACCGGTAGCCGTAGGACGAATTGATGTGCAGGTGCCGCAGCGGCAGGCACACCAGCAGGGCGAGCAAACAGCATTTCACCGGCTGTACGCTTTGCTGACTTCCACTTCCCTCGCCGGCATGGCCGCTACCAGGGCTTTGTCCCAGATTGCCGGATGTTCCGCCGCCATCTGCAAAGCATTCACCAGGGCGGTAGAGGTGCCTTTTTCCTGCAACAACATCACCTTGTAAAGCGCCTTGAAGTCGTCAAGCTTCATGGAAGTCCCTGAGTTATTCAGCTCCTGCAGGATGTCAACCTTGTGCTTGAGCAGCATCAGGTCCTGGCTGCTGTAGTTGGCTTCTTTGCCACCCAGCATGGTGACATAGATTTCGTCCGCATCGCGGGCATAAGTAACGACGCCGACCTTGCCCTGCTGGCGCACCGGGTCGTCGTGAAAATCGGGACGCACCAGTACCAGCGACCCGTTCAGGTTTTCAAAGTTTTTCATGATTGGTTTCAATTAAAGGTTAGCGGCCGACCCTGCAGCCCCGGTATTCGCCGAGTGCCTCTTCCAGGCTCAGGGTGGCCAGGGGTTGCAGGTGTTCGTGCTGCTGCACGAGTTCGAAAGCCGTTCGGAACTGCCTGGCTGAACCATAGCGCTGGAGCAGCACCAGGGTATGCAGGTCATTTAAAACACCGGGCGACAGCGTTGTGGCCCGGTTCTCCATCAGCTCATACAGCTTTTCGGGTGGCTGCAGCACCTGTAAAGCACCGGCGCTGTAATGCGCCCGCATTTTATCGTCAAACCGGACGAGGTAATCATACTGGCCGCGGTCAGCTTCCGTGATTACACCAATCTGTCCCGTTCGCCCCGCAGGGTCATCCCAGAGCAGCGGATGCACCATCACCGTCAGCCCCGTCAGTTCGTCTGGATTCATGATGGATGGGATTAGTTGTTTTTAAAAGATCCTTTGGGCGGTACAGGTGATTCGGCCGGCTTAAAGCGCGCAACCAGCACCTGCACCTCCTGGCTGATGCGGTGAAAGTTTTCACGGAGCTTTTCATCCTGCTTGCCCCCGAAATCATAAAACTCCGGCAGTTGCCGGTAGCCCTTCGCTTCCCGCTTGAGGGCTTCCATATCCAGGTTGATGCGGCAGTTCACCGCTGAGGTTTTGAACTCGCCGGTATAGTGTTCATTAGCATCGGTGGCAATGACGCCGACCATTTCGCCGCTGCCCAGAGAAGCAATTTTTCCGGCTGGAATCAGGACCTCCAGTTTCTCGTTCAGCGAGGTCGAGGTCTTGTTGCGGTCAATGGATAATCCTTCACCAATCTGCTTGGATTTGCCCAAGAGCCGTTCCAGCCATTCCAGCGTTTCCTTGTTGCGCACCGCACCGGAAAGCACCGTGCCAACGACCGAGGTAATGGTCGCCGCCGTATCCTTGCCGTACTGCTGGTTAAACTGCGGCAGTTCCTGCAGGCCCATCAGGACGGCTACTTTGTTCGAGCGGGCAGTCGCGATCAGGTTCTCTATCTTGTGCACAAACAGTGTAGGCACCTCATCCACGATGAGGGCGGATGGCAGGTTGCCTTTGGAGTTGATCAGCTTAACCAGCCGGTTAATGATGATGGAGTAGCAGGCCGAGTTGATGTTCTGCGTGTTTGGGTCATTGGCGAGCACCAGCATGCCGGGGCTGTCTTTCGCGGATATCTTCAGGTTGAAATCATCGCCGGAAAAGACCCAAAAAGTCTCTTTCGTGGCCAGCCGGCTGATAAAGATCTTGAGCGTACCGACCTGACCTTCGAGTTGGTCAAAAGCTTTGGCGTTATAAGCCGTCATAAACGGAGACAGCAGCGACTTGAGCTCCGGCTCGGACATGAGCGCGTTGAAGATATCCTCGTAGCTGCGGTTCAGCAGGGCCAGCACGTGCGGCAGGCTGGAATACCTGCCGCCCTCATGCTTGCTGAGAAAGTAGACGCAGGAAGCCAGGAAGTTAATAGCCGATTGTGTAAAGAACTGGTCACTGCCGCCGGAACGGTCACCTTTCTTTAAGGCTTCCACCAATGCTTCGGCCGTTTCTGCCGCATCCGCCAGCGTCCGGATATAGTCCGCCCGCCAGGGATTGATGCGCCGGCTGCGGGCCACGTTGTCCAGGTTGATGACATGGAAGGCAAAGTTTTTGAGCTTTCCCTGCTGCTTGGCGAGCAGGTAGTGGTAGTAAGCGATTTCCCCCAGGTCCGGAAACTTGAAGTCGTACAGACAGACCGCAAATTCTTTGGCAATGAGTTGCCGGATGAATGGATTGACAATCGAAAAGCTCTTGCCCGAACCAGGCGTACCGATCACCATCGTACCCCGGAATACATTGCAGATATTGATCCAGCCTTTCCGGACGCGCTTTTCATGATAGAACAGCATCGGGATATTGACCGAATGCTGCGTTTCCACTTTCTGCTGCGGCTGCAGAAAGCTTTCCGCATCCGAGTTCCATTTATCCTTGCCTAAGCCCGAACGGATGATCTTGGAGATATTATCCATGGCAAAGCTGATGAGCAGTGCGCCCAGCAACGAACACAACAGGTAAACCAGGTTATACAGCGAGGTAAAAGCGAACACCTGCGGTGAAGCCCGTCCGAAATAAATCAGGCTGCCGAAAAACAACAGCAGCCCTAAAGCCAGCGGGTAAAGGATATCCTGCGCCGGTTCCAGGTCCGTTTTTTTCTTCGAGATGGTTCCGACGCTGACCAGGCAAATGAGTCCAAACGTGGCCAGTTTGCTGTAAAGCAGTTCATGGTACACCGGCAGGCGGCCCAGCCTAGTGATGACGGAAACAAAAAAGCCCCAGAACGGGGCTGTCGGGTAAATGAATACGGCGGCTTCCAGCAGGATGGACACGTAAATGCCGCATTGCAGGAAACCGTGCAGCTTTTGCTGCTCGCGCGTTTCTTCCATGATAAATTTTATTAGAATTAACGTTTTAAGGGGGAACGGACAGTGATCTCCGGCGCTTCCTCTTCGGTGATTTCAGGTTCCGTAGCTGGTTGCTGTTCCTGCTGCTCCCGTTCGCGGATCGTGCGGGTGATCTCTTCTTCCAGTACGGTGAGGCTGACTTTGAGTTCGCGGAGCTCGGTTTCCTTGTCAAAAGGCTTAAGCGTCAGTTGCCGTACCTGCGGTATTTTCTCCTCCAGTTCCGTCAGTTCCTGACGATATTTTTCTACAATGCTGCCGACCCGGTCAATGCTGTTTAGAAAATAACGGGCCGCCAGCTTCGGGTTGTCCACGTTAGGGGCGCCGTCATTCTGCAAATAACGGATGCCGGTATCGCGGCTCTCCGCGTATAGGCGCCGGATCTTCTCGTTACCCTCATCCAGGTAATTGACCCTCAAACTGACATACAGATCGAAGCCGTACAGTTCACCAATCCGCTGTTCATTACCGTTACCTTTCGGCTCCCATTTGTGGTACAACCGGATCAATTGCTTGCCGATAGCAACGGCATCAGCGTCAGGAAAATCAAATAACCTGACCGGGTTCCGTTTCACGCCCTCCTCGTCGTAACGTAACACCTTCCGGTAAGTATTTTCGTCCGCCCTGGCCAGCTCCAGCCTTTCCGAGGTACTGACTTTCCTGCTTTCCAGATCTTCCAGCAGATAGCGGCTGCGGGCCACTTCCTTGAAATGGGCAGATTTGTAACTTTCCAGTTCCGCGATCTTCTTCTCCAAACGGGTTTTCTCCAGCAGGGACGTATCACCGGACAGGATGGCGATGTACTCAGAGAAGTTCATTCCGCTTTGCTCGTCCATCGCACCTTCATCCAGGGTGCGGACGACCAATTGGTCGCTTTTCATCTGGCTGATGAAGGTCTGCTTGTTCTTGAGCAGGTTGAACTTGTAATTATCCAGTGATTGCTCCACCGCATAAATAAAGTTCCTGACTCTGTTCTCATAATGCGCTTTGGCCAGCCAGTTGCCCTGCCGGGCACCGCGGCCGTTTCGCTGCTCCAGTTCTGACGGCTTCCACGGAATGTCCAGGTGATGCATGGCGACAATGCGCTTCTGCACGTTCAGTCCCGTACCTGCTTTTTCGGTGCTGCCCAGCAGGATGCGGATACGCCCGTCATTCATCAGGGAGAACAGTTCCTTCTTCTTCCGGTCGGTCCAGTCATGGATAAAGGTGATCTCAGCGGCAGGCACGCCAAAGTCCTCCACGAGTTTCTGCCGCAAGGCATCGTAGACGTTGAACCCGTCCGGCCGCGGTGTGCCTATATCACTGAAGACAATCTGGGTGCCGCGGTGCCGCGTGCTCTGGTGGTAAATTTCCGCAACCTGCCGGGCGCAGACGCTGACCTTGCTCTGCGGATGATCATCAAAGGCGTGTTCATTGACCAGGCGCATATCTACTGCCATTTTCTTGGCATAATTGGTCGCGATAAGCATCCGGCCTTTGTCTTCTTCCGGTGTTAGCGGTCTACGCCCGAGCAGCGTGGCATCGCCTGATTTGGCGAACTGCATCAACTTTTTGATAAAGACCTGCTGATCCGGCGTGGGTTTGATGTTCACCAGGACCTCATCCAGCTCCGGCTTGTCCAGCTGAATATGCTTTGCGTTTTTGTAGTCCGTGATCTGGTTATAAAAGATCGCCAGCTCCGGCACCTTGATGAAATGACGGAAGCGCTCCTTGGCCCGGATCTCATTGGTAACGGAGAATTCGAAGTCCACCGTCTTCCGGGCGTACACCGCCGCCCAGGCATCAAAGTTCGAGATGGCCTGCCGTTCCATTTCATTCGGCCGGAGATACTTGAAGATCAGGTACATTTCCGTCAGGCTGTTGGAGATCGGCGTGCCGGACAGAAAGGTCGCATTCAGATCGGAACCGTTTCTTTCCTGCAGGGTGCGGATCGCAAAGAGCATATTCAGCGCTTTCTGGCTGCCCTGCATGTTTCCCAGGCCTGCTACCCGGTTATGGCGCGTCGTGAAGGTCAGGTTCTTGAACTTGTGCGACTCATCAATAAAGAGATGATCCACACTCATTTCCTGAAAATGAATCCCCCGATCCTTACGGGTGTCGATCGCACGCAGTACTTCCGAAAGCTTGTTTTCGAGATTGGATTTCCGTATCTCCAGACCCTTCAGCATCTTGCGGCTGATCTCCCCGCCGAGGTCCCGCAGGGTTTCCAGGTCCCGCTCCACATTATCCAGTTCCGCTTCAAAAATTTGCTGCTGGATTTCCGGCGACTGCGGAATCTTACCGAACTGATCATGCGTCAGAATGACACAATCCCAGTTGTTGTTTTTGATCTCGTGGAACAGGCGCTGCCGTTTGGCCGGCTCAAAATCGTTTTCACCCGGCGCGAGCACCCGTGCCTTCGGGTAGGCTTTGCGGAACGTCTCGGTGATCTGCGCAACGTTGGCCTTTAGGGCCAGGATCATCGGCTTATGAATCAGTCCCACCCGCTTCATTTCAGCTGCGGCCACAATCATGGTGAGCGTTTTGCCCAGACCTACCTCATGGTCGATCAGGGCGCCCCGGTTCTGAATCACCCGCCAAGCGGCGTCTTTTTGGGAATTATATAAGCCGCTAATACCAAGAGCCTTGAAATCCAGTCCCGGAAATTTCAGGTGACTACCGTCAAACTGACGCAGCACATAACAGTTAAAGGTCTCGTTGTAGATCGTTTCCAATAGCAGCTTGTCTTCCGGCGACTGCTCCTGCAGCCAGGCATTGTACTTTTCCCGGATCGATTCAATCTTCCGGTGCGCATTCTGGATGGCTTCGGTGTCCGGCATCCGTGCGGTTCTGCCGTCCCGTTCCACCGGATAGGTAATATAAGGACTCGTATTCTCCAGGGCATGTTCCAGTAGCGTGTGTGCGGTCATCCGGTCGCTGACTCTGGGAACCACGGCATATTCTTCGTTGGTAATCGTGTTACCCCGGCCGTAACTGACCTTAAAAGCATCGACAGACGGAAAATAGCCAACTGTCGTCTCGGTTTGAAACAGATCCGTGGCGAAGCGCTCGTAGAAGCTCACCGGTACCCAGCGTTCCCCCAGATTGAAGTCCAGCAGCTCAAATGGTATTTTCTCGGGCTGTACCCGACGTATGGCTGCCAGGCTCCGCGCGATCTGGAGGTTACCGGGTTCTTCCACGGAGATACGCTCTGCGGTTTTCAGTTTATCCACCACATTACCGGACAGGTAATTGTCGGTAGTCTCCCAGGCTCCGGATGCTGGATTTAGTAAAATTTGCTTTTCCAAACCACTCACTACCTGCTCCGTACTCAAGCCTGTATAGGAGGCAATAATTTCCAGATCAACGCGACCGATATCATTCAGGCAGATCGCCAGGGCTTCCCCCGGATCTTCCGTCTGAACGGTTGCACGCTGCGCGAAAACCGGCCCGTGAAAGATATCGGACTTCACAAACCGATCAGCTTCCCGCACCTCCAAGGAGGACAGCATTTTAAAGCCGAAGGCGGGATCCTGTAAAAGCCGCGCAGCGTTTTGATTTTTGTTCAGCTCACCGTATTTCACCACAAAGGCCTCGTAACTTTCGTTCAGGGCCTTTCTGAGTTCGGGAACCGGCATGAGCTGCTGCGATTCGCGGTCTGCCAGTTCCAGGTAGGTATCACGCAGCCGGACATAATCGCGGTAGAAACTGCTATCCGGCGGCGGGTCAAGCGGTTTGAAAACCGCCGCGGTTCCCTCGATTTTGCCCAGCAGACCTACCTGGTTCTCCCAAACCACAAGCGTGTCCTTCTCATAATAATGCGGCAGGTTCGTCATCTTCTTCGGGCGGTCAGCACCGATAGGAAACTGGCCGGCCAGTGTAGGATCGCCTTCATACCTGAAGTCATGGGCAAAGCGGCGCAGGGAAGCCGTGATCGCCTGCAAATGCTGACCGACGGAATGGCCCGTAAGCCAATGCGGAGGCGGGTTAACCTCAGCTACGTTGGAATATAGCCGGTACAAATACCGGTTGTTGACCTTCGCCTTAGCAGTAATCAGTAGAAGACTGTCATGAGCCGGTTTATCGGTGGTGCGCAGCACGCTGACGAGCCGCGCAGTTTCTGCGGTGACCGTTGCACGGTCCAGCTCGTCCAGGTACGCGCCCGCTACATTCGTTTGGGGTGCCTGATCAAACAGACCCAGCTGACCCAAAGATGCCTGTTCTTTGACCTCCGGCATGGGCAGAAAAGTCAATCGTTGCTCCGGCGAAGTTCCGGTGAAGGAAATGTTCTGCCACTTCCGGCGATCGATCCGCTGTAAGTCTGCGCTGAGCAAGGCCTCCAGCTGCTGTCCGATCTCCTCCATTTCGCCGGATTGCCAGAGCACGCCGGCTGCCTGCCCGTAAGCGTTCGTCCTTTCCCGGAACGCATTGCCCAGCCAGCGTTCAGGCTGAGAAGCGAGGTAGCTGTTCACGGAGTATTCGCCGTGCGGGTTGCGCCGGGAGACGGTGTTGATCAGCGCGAGTTCCTCCGGCGTGAGCGTATCTTTATAATTGTTTTTCTGCACCGTCAGCAGGTGCGTACCCACTTCCACGTTGGCCGTCTCCAGCATCAGGTTGGCCGGTAATGCCGCCACGCTGATAAAGTCCGCCGAGGTAAACAGGAACTTCCGGGCGGTTTCGTTGGCCGGGCTGTTGAGGAAAGCATCCGTTACCAGGTAGGTCAGCAGGCCGCCATCGTGCAGCTTGTCCAGCCCTTTGGCAAAAAAGTAGTTGTGAATTTTGGAACTGATCCCTGCGCTGCGGTAGGCCGGGTCATAAACAGAGAAGTTGCCGAACGGAATATTGCTGATCACCAGGTCAGAGCGTTCCCGTTCCGAAGGCGATGTTTCTTCGAGTC
This region includes:
- a CDS encoding helix-turn-helix domain-containing protein — protein: MQRSAKSQRQQESRMVYNTASALVCVALNLTCLLLYRNFMTIEMITKEDLEVFRQTLLNDIRTLISPSQTETKEWLRCADVRKILKVSTATVQNLRISGKLKSHKVNGIYFYNRADIERMIHETTG
- a CDS encoding PH domain-containing protein gives rise to the protein MTPPKLITLRPALSYALWRSALPIGLSLLFLVLAWTLSPVFIWCSLAFMLAAVYRLRYIRSFRYVITEGSLQISRGVLVKRTDYLELFRVKDYIQTRPVLMQVFGLMNLTLKSADPENPVLTLTGIPAADLVEELRERVQRARALNRIIEIN
- a CDS encoding DUF4099 domain-containing protein is translated as MNLISYNEKQLPMRDLETIGLAAGGQLLLNVDDLKALLSGRRTALLELHNLEAENIKIKSLNAKISLTEGKDGKVDLLIHPVYRKAATPNFLDDFESEQLQKGEVANLLKTTVDDKGNKTERLVEFDADTREFIVSDTEKILVPDMVNNEFLTPAQKERYRKGQEVELADQTRFAYTAADLHGIRSNKIALVASILIDGGLSYMLYKGLNALFNKPRDEKEAERLSAGYRNAVADLEDQVRRFPEQTPRSNTRNGSSR
- a CDS encoding zincin-like metallopeptidase domain-containing protein; this encodes MAKNFKALPVQLAEKLVQEIKEGTSLFQQPVKENGRPAFVTPVNPVTGKGYSAMNALILGMQRHDDPRWLSFDAARFAGTPVKKDASATMIEFSKKTEIQKMRTPDDKPIKNEEGVTQTRTVTFDKPQPTKSFLFNGSQMNNIEPLETYLSKLDAAETLTPVEKAAKLIEASGANIIEGGQEAYYDQKRDAIFLPEKSAFENETKYYQAAIHQLAHWSGHESRLNRPMEGRLGSMEYAREELRTAIAAILIGGQLKLGHDFGQHKTYMGAFAKILKDEPFEIAKAARDAQRITGLLLGTGRERSQKQAATKPAGFNIGDEIAYLDTAYKVLEVYKNKSVKVEDTEGTKRTIKSSDGLFKSLLEAKTNPRGDDRVMAEEPELEQTYKMTR
- a CDS encoding M23 family metallopeptidase, coding for MLALLVCLPLRHLHINSSYGYRWHPLTGRVQFHQGVDLHARHDTVFAVLDGAVRDASFDTRLGCYVALQHGAVETIYGHLSQAFVLKADSVTAGQPIGITGATGRVTGEHLHFAVRYRNRFINPLQFLRLLLR
- a CDS encoding type IV secretory system conjugative DNA transfer family protein; this translates as MEETREQQKLHGFLQCGIYVSILLEAAVFIYPTAPFWGFFVSVITRLGRLPVYHELLYSKLATFGLICLVSVGTISKKKTDLEPAQDILYPLALGLLLFFGSLIYFGRASPQVFAFTSLYNLVYLLCSLLGALLISFAMDNISKIIRSGLGKDKWNSDAESFLQPQQKVETQHSVNIPMLFYHEKRVRKGWINICNVFRGTMVIGTPGSGKSFSIVNPFIRQLIAKEFAVCLYDFKFPDLGEIAYYHYLLAKQQGKLKNFAFHVINLDNVARSRRINPWRADYIRTLADAAETAEALVEALKKGDRSGGSDQFFTQSAINFLASCVYFLSKHEGGRYSSLPHVLALLNRSYEDIFNALMSEPELKSLLSPFMTAYNAKAFDQLEGQVGTLKIFISRLATKETFWVFSGDDFNLKISAKDSPGMLVLANDPNTQNINSACYSIIINRLVKLINSKGNLPSALIVDEVPTLFVHKIENLIATARSNKVAVLMGLQELPQFNQQYGKDTAATITSVVGTVLSGAVRNKETLEWLERLLGKSKQIGEGLSIDRNKTSTSLNEKLEVLIPAGKIASLGSGEMVGVIATDANEHYTGEFKTSAVNCRINLDMEALKREAKGYRQLPEFYDFGGKQDEKLRENFHRISQEVQVLVARFKPAESPVPPKGSFKNN